Proteins encoded together in one Mycobacterium noviomagense window:
- a CDS encoding N-acetylglutamate synthase, CG3035 family, producing MLSWPDLGTRVTVRYRRPPGSVPPLTDAVGHLLQIDPVVRVRTKTGVVQFAPADAVALRVLTDAPVRTSQIRSLEHAAAFAWPGVEQSWLDGWLLRAGHGVTLAANSAVPLDVSANTNAIPAIVDWYGRRGLTPRLAVPDRLLRRPVTGGQPRRMLVRDAHVTDLDPSVSLVSRPDDDWLRLYDRPVPIDVLTAILDGELTFGRWADEAVGRAAMTAAPDGTRWVGLSALRIATDRHATALCEALLSWGASRGATRGYIRLSDEATILAGVIESLGFRLHHRSRYLTVTAGLGSGHA from the coding sequence ATGCTTTCCTGGCCTGATCTGGGAACGCGGGTGACGGTGCGCTACCGCCGGCCCCCCGGGTCGGTGCCGCCGCTGACCGACGCGGTCGGTCACCTGCTGCAGATCGACCCGGTGGTGCGGGTCCGCACGAAAACCGGCGTGGTGCAATTCGCGCCCGCCGACGCGGTGGCGTTGCGTGTGTTGACGGACGCGCCGGTGCGCACCTCGCAGATCCGCTCGCTCGAGCACGCCGCGGCTTTCGCGTGGCCGGGCGTCGAGCAATCCTGGCTGGACGGCTGGCTGCTGCGCGCCGGCCACGGCGTCACGTTGGCAGCGAATTCTGCTGTGCCGCTTGATGTTTCGGCTAACACCAATGCCATCCCCGCCATCGTTGACTGGTATGGCCGGCGCGGGCTGACACCGCGACTGGCCGTCCCGGATCGCCTGCTGCGGCGGCCCGTCACCGGTGGACAGCCGCGCCGGATGCTGGTGCGCGACGCCCACGTAACCGATCTCGACCCGTCCGTGTCGCTGGTGTCCCGCCCCGACGACGACTGGCTGCGGCTCTATGACCGCCCGGTGCCGATCGACGTGCTGACCGCGATTCTCGACGGCGAGTTGACGTTCGGCAGATGGGCGGATGAAGCGGTCGGCCGCGCTGCGATGACGGCAGCGCCCGACGGCACGCGATGGGTCGGCTTGTCGGCGCTACGCATCGCGACCGACCGGCACGCCACGGCGTTGTGCGAAGCGCTGCTGTCCTGGGGCGCAAGCCGCGGAGCAACCCGTGGCTATATCCGCCTCAGCGACGAGGCAACGATCCTCGCCGGCGTAATCGAATCGCTTGGTTTTCGGCTGCACCACCGCAGCCGCTACCTGACCGTCACAGCGGGGCTAGGGTCGGGCCATGCCTGA
- a CDS encoding Rv1535 domain-containing protein: MATTDALADPLVSAVGALLTVPLVHLYALGWRFGVVDVVQSDRSSAQPESTAALALMLADQRRGGLAHPPRRLRRSPNPAPAPTRLDPAVYSRAAG; encoded by the coding sequence ATGGCGACGACGGATGCTCTGGCCGACCCGCTAGTTTCAGCGGTGGGCGCGCTGCTGACTGTTCCCCTGGTGCATTTGTACGCGCTGGGGTGGCGTTTCGGCGTCGTGGACGTCGTGCAGAGCGATCGCTCGTCGGCTCAGCCGGAATCGACGGCTGCTCTGGCCCTGATGCTCGCTGACCAGCGACGAGGCGGTTTAGCACACCCACCGCGGCGGTTGCGGCGGTCGCCGAACCCAGCGCCTGCGCCCACGCGACTGGACCCAGCGGTGTACAGCCGAGCAGCTGGCTGA
- a CDS encoding DUF3263 domain-containing protein, with amino-acid sequence MDSAMARANRSGDDSEIADGLTRREHDILAFERQWWKYAGAKEEAIKELFSMSATRYYQVLNALIDRPEALAADPMLVKRLRRLRASRQKARAARRLGFEVT; translated from the coding sequence ATGGACAGCGCCATGGCGCGGGCAAATCGATCGGGGGACGACTCCGAAATCGCCGATGGCCTGACCCGCCGCGAACATGACATCTTGGCATTCGAACGCCAATGGTGGAAATACGCGGGGGCCAAAGAAGAAGCCATCAAAGAGTTGTTCTCGATGTCAGCGACACGCTATTACCAAGTTCTCAACGCCCTGATCGACCGGCCCGAGGCGTTGGCGGCCGACCCGATGCTGGTGAAACGGCTGCGCCGGCTGCGCGCCAGTCGGCAAAAGGCCCGCGCCGCGCGGCGGCTGGGTTTCGAGGTCACCTGA
- a CDS encoding peptide deformylase — protein MAVVPIRIVGDPVLHTPTSPVPVGPDGSLPADLPELIATLYDTMEAAYGVGLAANQIGVGLRVFVYDCPDERGKSARRRGVIINPVLETSEIPETMPDPDNDDEGCLSVPGESFPTGRAKWARVTGLDADGNPVTVEGTGLFARMLQHETGHLDGFLYLDRLVGRHARAAKRAVKAHGWGVPGLSWTPGEGPDPFGH, from the coding sequence ATGGCCGTCGTACCCATTCGTATCGTGGGCGATCCAGTCCTGCATACCCCGACCAGCCCGGTGCCGGTCGGCCCCGACGGCTCGCTGCCCGCCGATCTGCCGGAATTGATCGCCACCTTGTACGACACCATGGAGGCCGCCTACGGGGTGGGCTTGGCCGCCAACCAGATTGGCGTCGGGCTGCGTGTGTTCGTCTACGACTGCCCCGATGAGCGTGGGAAATCCGCCCGCCGCCGTGGCGTGATCATCAACCCGGTGCTGGAAACGTCTGAAATACCAGAGACCATGCCCGATCCCGACAACGACGACGAAGGCTGCCTGTCGGTGCCCGGGGAGTCGTTTCCGACCGGACGCGCGAAATGGGCGCGGGTCACCGGACTCGACGCCGACGGCAATCCGGTGACGGTGGAAGGCACTGGGCTGTTTGCGCGGATGCTGCAGCACGAAACCGGACACCTGGACGGATTCTTGTACCTGGACCGCTTGGTCGGCCGACACGCCCGCGCCGCCAAGCGCGCGGTCAAAGCGCACGGCTGGGGTGTACCAGGACTGTCCTGGACACCGGGCGAGGGGCCCGATCCGTTCGGTCACTGA
- a CDS encoding exodeoxyribonuclease III, giving the protein MRLATWNVNSIRTRLDRVLDWLRRADVDVLAMQETKCADDQFPTLPFFELGYEVAHCGFNQWNGVAIASRVGLDDIEVGFAGQPTWSSNPTATAAAEARALAATCAGVRVWSLYVPNGRAVGDPHYTYKLNWLAALRDTAEGWLRDDPSAQIALVGDWNIAPTDDDVWSVEFYRGCTHVSEPERKAFNAIVDAQFTDVVRPFAPGPGAYTYWDYTSLRFPKGQGMRIDFILASPALAARVVDAQIVRDERKGKAPSDHAPVMVDLRRD; this is encoded by the coding sequence CTGCGGTTGGCAACGTGGAATGTCAATTCGATTCGCACGCGCCTGGATCGGGTGCTCGACTGGCTGCGCCGCGCCGACGTCGACGTGCTCGCGATGCAGGAAACCAAGTGCGCCGACGACCAGTTCCCCACCTTGCCGTTCTTCGAACTCGGCTACGAGGTGGCGCACTGCGGGTTCAACCAGTGGAACGGCGTCGCGATCGCCTCGCGGGTCGGCCTCGACGACATCGAAGTCGGCTTCGCCGGACAGCCCACCTGGAGCAGCAACCCCACCGCCACGGCCGCGGCCGAGGCACGCGCACTGGCCGCCACCTGCGCCGGTGTGCGGGTGTGGAGCCTCTACGTTCCCAACGGCCGCGCCGTGGGCGATCCGCACTACACATACAAGCTGAATTGGCTTGCCGCCCTGCGGGATACAGCCGAAGGGTGGCTACGCGACGACCCGTCGGCGCAGATCGCCCTAGTCGGTGACTGGAACATCGCCCCCACCGACGACGACGTGTGGAGCGTGGAGTTCTACCGGGGCTGCACCCATGTCTCCGAGCCCGAACGCAAGGCGTTCAACGCCATCGTCGACGCCCAATTCACCGATGTGGTACGACCTTTCGCGCCCGGACCGGGCGCCTATACCTACTGGGACTACACCTCGCTGCGCTTCCCAAAGGGACAAGGGATGCGTATCGACTTCATCCTTGCCTCCCCCGCACTGGCGGCACGGGTCGTCGACGCGCAGATCGTCCGCGATGAGCGCAAAGGCAAAGCACCGAGCGACCATGCACCGGTAATGGTGGATTTGCGCCGTGATTAA
- a CDS encoding STAS domain-containing protein: MEALTVHREHDDDGIVVRVKGDIDSGTVGDLVTELTTALNLASTHPARLLVVDLQAVTFFGSAGLNAVLNCHDQGAAAGTSVRLVANHAEVVRPIEVTNLDGVLDVYPTLDDALRSPEPDNQA, encoded by the coding sequence ATGGAAGCGTTGACGGTCCACCGTGAGCATGACGACGACGGGATCGTGGTACGGGTCAAGGGCGACATCGACTCTGGCACCGTCGGCGACCTCGTCACCGAGCTGACAACCGCGCTGAACCTAGCCTCCACGCACCCGGCTCGGCTGCTCGTCGTCGACCTGCAGGCGGTGACCTTCTTCGGAAGTGCCGGCCTGAACGCGGTGCTCAACTGTCACGACCAAGGCGCCGCCGCAGGGACATCGGTTCGTCTCGTGGCCAACCACGCCGAGGTGGTGCGCCCTATCGAGGTGACAAACCTGGACGGGGTGCTCGACGTCTATCCCACGCTCGACGACGCGCTGCGCTCACCCGAACCCGACAACCAAGCATGA
- a CDS encoding PAS and ANTAR domain-containing protein, with protein MASVAGENLNVGAFRFWFIGQRWEWSDEVARMHGYEPGSVQPTTELMLSHKHPDDRAHVQELLDYALQSQASFSSRHRFIDTAGKVHDAIVVADRMLDDNGTVVGTEGYYIDLTDVFDETRDETRQEVLDEALPDVLEARAVIEQAKGMLMAIYRISADQAFRILQWRSQETNTKLRVLARQLVSEVVTLVPTSSAVQTQFDHLLLTVHERIASEPAK; from the coding sequence ATGGCGTCTGTCGCCGGCGAGAACCTGAACGTCGGTGCCTTCCGCTTTTGGTTTATCGGCCAGCGTTGGGAGTGGTCCGACGAGGTGGCAAGGATGCACGGCTACGAGCCCGGGTCGGTGCAGCCGACGACCGAACTGATGTTGTCGCACAAGCATCCCGACGATCGCGCGCACGTCCAGGAGCTTCTGGACTACGCACTGCAGTCGCAGGCGTCGTTCTCCAGTCGTCACCGCTTTATCGACACCGCTGGCAAGGTGCACGACGCGATCGTGGTGGCCGACCGGATGCTGGACGACAACGGCACAGTGGTGGGCACGGAAGGCTACTACATCGACCTCACCGACGTCTTCGACGAGACCCGCGACGAGACCCGTCAGGAGGTTCTCGACGAGGCCTTGCCGGATGTGCTGGAAGCCCGGGCGGTGATCGAGCAAGCCAAGGGCATGCTGATGGCCATCTATCGGATCAGCGCCGACCAGGCCTTCCGCATCCTGCAGTGGCGCTCGCAGGAGACCAACACCAAACTGCGGGTGCTGGCAAGGCAGCTGGTCTCTGAAGTGGTCACCCTGGTGCCCACGTCCTCAGCGGTGCAAACCCAGTTCGACCACCTGCTGCTGACGGTCCACGAGCGCATCGCGTCCGAGCCTGCTAAGTAA
- a CDS encoding SpoIIE family protein phosphatase, protein MSRPGALPADLAAAVALGGEMGRRFAEFDWAAHPLGSPEHWPVEMRTMVATTLTSRFPIVLWLGPQDLFLVYNDAYVPIFGDRHPASLGRRGREVWWDIWDQIGPMLDSVIATGKATWSDDLMLPIVTGGRRQERRFTFSYGPLLGDDKVHGVFAAVSETTERVLSQRRMQVLNAVGSAVMETRTIDDAVAAAVAVCAEQPADLAFVAVYVSDPQSGDITLRGTTSSVRSLLPSSLAAVTEFHPTGRSRGEAHVIDDVAAVIPGIGALGDDCPEQALVLPVGEEATAGALLIGLNPRLRFDTQYRGFCELLADQLSSALASAVSYEQQRQRAEALAELDRAKTAFLTNVSHEFRTPLTLLLGPLEDALAEAEPESVLAERLSTARRNAQRLRRLVDSLLDFSRIEAGRAAARLVCTDVGALTANIASSFTELCQRAGLDLVIDCPPVLADIDPDMWETIILNLLSNAVKYTMQGTISVEARSDSEGCRISIRDTGVGIAEDDLKRLGERFFRADTGRGRSVEGTGIGLSLVRGLVELLHGTVEIDSEPDGGTTVTIWLPLSLDSRPVEHVPAGLEDNPYVVEASQWLAGARLPDGSSERRRELVLVADDNADMRAHLQRVLSPHWDTVFVADGKSALNATRELRPDAVVTDVMMPEMDGFSFVAAIRADPELAATPVLMLSARAGAEAVSEGYAGGADDYLPKPFRSQELIDRLAARLSAAARERASQRQREAEVRRAAALAELDTALESADSVAEILEALSGLSLGGSEAPAVISLGVLDRQAKIVRFEFAGAVPAEYRDRYHVASLDAPLVPVDVIKTGEPMIIPDTFALPARYQHVVQQTESGVRACVSQPLRDHGGRVIGSLGLLWATPRQFDPVELELFARMAQHTQSALDRICALERERHIAVEFQEQLLDLDRGQTAAVVAAVYQPAAEAMRVGGDWYLVTPLDRPGRVGISVGDVVGHGLSAAIVMSRLRAAVAATALTHSDPAAVLGVLDRYAATVEGGRCATVTYAVVDADSDIGTATLSYTSAGHPYPLLVPPDGPPVFLQAGRRPPVAAGAIPAAYSPAQTELAPGSLILLYTDGLIERPGDTLDHGFARLRQAVAHCADRPVGDICAQLLERMCPPGGYTDDVVLLALRPRHSTARSMATVLPAEPSRIREARLQLGGWLTGIGVDPSRKHDIVLATAEAVTNAIEHGSHCDARRTVSIEAFLRGDTVAATVSDSGQWSGDSAASLRNQQGGRGLTLINGLADHVDTVRSAHGTRITLRFDHAAQR, encoded by the coding sequence ATGAGCCGGCCCGGCGCCTTGCCGGCCGACCTTGCCGCGGCGGTCGCGCTGGGTGGCGAGATGGGACGTCGGTTCGCCGAATTCGATTGGGCTGCACACCCATTGGGCTCCCCTGAGCACTGGCCCGTCGAGATGCGCACCATGGTTGCGACGACGCTGACTTCGCGGTTTCCGATCGTGCTCTGGCTGGGGCCGCAGGATCTGTTCTTGGTCTACAACGACGCCTACGTTCCGATTTTCGGTGACCGTCACCCGGCGTCGCTCGGGCGGCGCGGCCGCGAAGTGTGGTGGGACATCTGGGACCAGATCGGGCCCATGCTCGACAGTGTCATCGCCACCGGGAAGGCCACCTGGTCCGACGACTTGATGCTGCCTATCGTCACCGGTGGCCGCCGGCAAGAACGGCGCTTCACCTTCAGCTACGGCCCGCTGCTGGGAGATGACAAGGTACACGGCGTATTTGCGGCGGTCAGCGAGACGACCGAGCGGGTCTTGAGCCAACGCCGCATGCAGGTGCTCAACGCGGTCGGGTCTGCGGTGATGGAGACCCGAACGATCGACGACGCGGTGGCCGCCGCGGTTGCGGTGTGCGCCGAGCAACCCGCCGATCTGGCGTTTGTCGCCGTCTACGTCAGCGACCCGCAGAGCGGGGACATCACGCTACGGGGTACGACATCTTCGGTGCGGTCGTTGTTGCCGAGCTCTCTGGCGGCGGTGACCGAGTTCCATCCGACGGGGCGATCGCGCGGTGAAGCGCACGTCATCGACGACGTCGCAGCGGTGATTCCCGGCATTGGCGCATTGGGCGACGACTGCCCTGAGCAGGCGCTTGTGTTGCCGGTGGGTGAGGAGGCGACGGCCGGGGCGTTGCTGATCGGACTGAATCCGCGTCTGCGGTTCGACACCCAATACCGCGGTTTCTGCGAACTACTCGCCGACCAGCTCTCCTCTGCTTTGGCCTCGGCGGTTTCGTACGAGCAGCAACGACAGCGAGCCGAAGCGCTAGCCGAACTCGACCGCGCCAAGACAGCCTTTTTGACGAATGTCAGCCACGAGTTCCGCACGCCGCTGACCCTGCTGCTTGGGCCGCTCGAGGATGCGTTGGCCGAAGCCGAGCCGGAAAGCGTGCTCGCCGAGCGGCTCAGCACGGCCCGGCGTAATGCCCAGCGACTGCGGCGCTTGGTGGACTCCCTGCTCGATTTCTCCCGGATCGAAGCCGGCCGGGCCGCCGCAAGGCTGGTGTGCACCGACGTCGGCGCACTGACCGCGAACATCGCCTCGTCGTTCACCGAACTCTGCCAGCGCGCCGGACTTGACCTCGTGATCGACTGCCCGCCGGTGCTGGCCGACATCGACCCGGACATGTGGGAGACGATCATCCTCAACTTGCTGTCCAATGCGGTGAAATACACGATGCAGGGCACGATTTCGGTCGAGGCGCGCAGCGACTCGGAAGGGTGCCGCATCAGCATCCGCGACACCGGTGTCGGTATCGCCGAGGACGACCTGAAAAGGCTGGGGGAGCGCTTCTTTCGCGCCGACACCGGCCGCGGACGCAGCGTGGAGGGCACCGGGATCGGCTTGTCGCTGGTGCGCGGGCTCGTCGAGCTGCTGCACGGAACCGTGGAGATCGACAGCGAACCGGACGGCGGCACCACCGTCACCATTTGGCTGCCCCTGTCGCTCGACAGCAGACCCGTGGAGCATGTGCCTGCCGGGCTCGAGGACAACCCCTACGTCGTGGAGGCAAGCCAGTGGCTGGCGGGAGCCCGGCTGCCCGACGGATCCTCGGAGCGACGCCGCGAGCTGGTCCTGGTCGCCGACGACAACGCCGACATGCGCGCTCATCTGCAGCGCGTGCTATCCCCGCACTGGGACACGGTTTTCGTCGCCGACGGCAAATCGGCGTTGAACGCCACCCGCGAGCTCCGCCCGGATGCGGTGGTGACTGACGTGATGATGCCGGAGATGGACGGGTTCAGCTTCGTTGCCGCGATTCGCGCCGATCCGGAGCTGGCGGCGACTCCGGTGTTGATGTTGTCGGCCCGGGCCGGCGCCGAAGCGGTCAGCGAAGGCTACGCCGGCGGCGCAGATGACTACCTGCCCAAACCCTTCCGCTCCCAGGAGCTCATCGATCGGCTCGCGGCGCGGTTGTCGGCGGCCGCCCGTGAGCGCGCGAGTCAGCGACAGCGGGAAGCCGAGGTGCGACGGGCCGCCGCATTGGCCGAACTCGACACGGCGCTGGAGTCCGCCGACTCGGTAGCCGAAATCCTCGAAGCGCTGTCTGGTTTATCGCTCGGTGGATCCGAGGCTCCCGCGGTGATCTCGCTCGGTGTACTCGACCGGCAAGCGAAGATTGTGCGATTCGAATTCGCCGGTGCGGTTCCCGCGGAGTACCGCGACCGCTACCACGTGGCGTCGTTGGACGCGCCGCTGGTGCCGGTCGACGTCATCAAGACCGGCGAGCCGATGATCATCCCCGACACCTTCGCTCTGCCCGCGCGATATCAGCACGTCGTGCAGCAAACCGAAAGCGGTGTCCGCGCCTGCGTCAGCCAGCCGTTGCGCGATCACGGTGGTCGCGTCATCGGCTCGCTGGGGTTGCTGTGGGCAACCCCGCGGCAGTTCGACCCGGTCGAGCTCGAGTTGTTCGCTCGGATGGCCCAGCACACCCAGTCGGCGCTCGACCGGATTTGCGCCCTGGAGCGGGAGCGCCATATCGCCGTCGAATTTCAAGAACAACTTCTCGACCTCGACCGTGGGCAGACGGCTGCAGTGGTTGCGGCCGTGTACCAGCCGGCGGCGGAGGCGATGCGGGTCGGCGGCGACTGGTACCTGGTCACCCCGCTCGACCGCCCCGGCAGGGTCGGCATATCTGTCGGAGACGTGGTCGGACACGGGTTATCCGCCGCGATTGTGATGAGCAGGCTGCGCGCCGCAGTGGCGGCAACGGCCCTCACCCATTCCGATCCTGCAGCGGTGCTGGGCGTCTTGGACCGCTATGCGGCGACGGTTGAGGGTGGGCGGTGCGCGACGGTCACCTACGCCGTCGTCGACGCAGACAGCGATATCGGGACCGCCACACTCAGCTACACCAGCGCTGGCCATCCCTATCCGCTGCTGGTACCGCCGGACGGTCCGCCGGTTTTCTTGCAGGCCGGTCGACGTCCGCCGGTGGCCGCAGGCGCGATCCCGGCCGCCTACAGTCCGGCGCAGACCGAGCTGGCGCCCGGCAGCCTGATCCTGCTCTACACCGACGGGCTGATCGAACGTCCCGGTGACACGCTCGACCACGGATTCGCTCGGCTGCGGCAGGCGGTTGCGCACTGCGCGGACCGGCCGGTGGGCGATATCTGTGCGCAGCTGCTTGAGCGGATGTGCCCGCCCGGCGGCTACACCGACGACGTCGTGCTGCTGGCGCTGCGGCCGCGCCACAGCACCGCGCGGAGCATGGCCACCGTGCTGCCCGCTGAGCCGTCACGCATCCGCGAGGCACGCCTGCAGCTGGGCGGCTGGCTGACCGGCATCGGTGTCGACCCGAGCCGCAAGCACGACATCGTGTTGGCGACCGCTGAAGCGGTCACCAACGCGATCGAGCACGGCAGCCACTGCGATGCCCGCCGAACGGTGTCCATCGAGGCGTTCCTGCGCGGTGACACCGTGGCCGCGACCGTCAGCGACTCCGGTCAGTGGTCGGGTGATTCCGCGGCCAGCCTGCGCAATCAGCAGGGCGGTCGAGGTCTCACCCTGATCAACGGACTCGCCGACCACGTCGACACCGTCCGCAGCGCGCACGGCACTCGGATCACCTTGCGGTTCGACCACGCGGCGCAGCGGTAG
- the thiC gene encoding phosphomethylpyrimidine synthase ThiC — MTSVSVDPSVTTGPIAGSSKTYREVEGVPGARVPFRRVHLSNGEHFDLYDTSGPYTDPDAVIDVHRGLPPRPGVVRDRGTQLQRAGAGEITAEMAFIAAREGMPAELVRDEVARGRAVIPANHNHPESEPMIIGKAFAVKVNANIGNSAVTSSIAEEVDKMVWATRWGADTIMDLSTGKDIHETREWILRNSPVPVGTVPIYQALEKVKGDPTKLTWEIYRDTVIEQCEQGVDYMTVHAGVLLRYVPLTAKRVTGIVSRGGSIMAAWCLAHHRESFLYTHFEELADIFARYDVTFSLGDGLRPGSIADANDAAQFAELRTLGELTKIAKARGAQVMIEGPGHIPMHKIVENVRLEEELCEEAPFYTLGPLATDIAPAYDHITSAIGAAIIAQAGTAMLCYVTPKEHLGLPDRKDVKDGVIAYKIAAHAADLAKGHPRAQERDDALSTARFEFRWNDQFALSLDPDTAREFHDETLPAEPAKTAHFCSMCGPKFCSMRITQDVRDYAAEHGLDSEEAIEAVLAEGMAEKSREFAEHGNRVYLPLA, encoded by the coding sequence ATGACCTCTGTTTCAGTCGACCCGTCCGTCACCACCGGCCCGATCGCCGGCAGCAGCAAGACCTACCGCGAGGTGGAGGGGGTTCCCGGCGCCCGGGTGCCGTTCCGGCGGGTGCACCTGTCCAACGGCGAGCATTTCGATCTCTACGACACCTCCGGTCCCTACACCGATCCCGACGCGGTGATCGACGTCCACCGCGGGCTGCCGCCGCGCCCAGGCGTGGTGCGTGACCGTGGCACCCAGCTGCAGCGTGCCGGCGCCGGGGAAATCACCGCCGAGATGGCGTTCATCGCCGCCCGCGAAGGCATGCCCGCCGAGCTGGTGCGCGACGAGGTGGCCCGCGGGCGCGCGGTCATCCCGGCCAACCACAACCACCCCGAGAGCGAGCCGATGATCATCGGCAAGGCGTTCGCGGTGAAGGTTAACGCCAACATCGGCAACTCGGCGGTCACCAGCTCGATCGCCGAAGAGGTCGACAAGATGGTGTGGGCCACCCGCTGGGGCGCCGACACGATCATGGACCTGTCCACCGGCAAGGACATTCACGAGACCCGCGAGTGGATTCTGCGGAATTCGCCGGTGCCGGTCGGCACGGTGCCGATCTATCAGGCGCTGGAGAAGGTCAAAGGCGACCCCACCAAGCTGACGTGGGAGATCTACCGCGACACCGTGATCGAGCAGTGCGAGCAGGGTGTGGACTACATGACCGTGCACGCCGGGGTGCTGCTGCGGTATGTGCCGCTGACGGCCAAGCGGGTCACCGGCATCGTCTCGCGCGGCGGGTCGATCATGGCGGCCTGGTGTCTGGCACATCACCGGGAGTCGTTCCTGTACACGCACTTCGAGGAGCTGGCCGACATCTTCGCCCGCTACGACGTGACGTTCTCGCTGGGCGACGGGCTGCGGCCCGGCTCGATCGCCGACGCGAACGACGCCGCCCAGTTCGCTGAGCTGCGCACCTTGGGCGAGCTGACCAAGATCGCGAAAGCCCGTGGCGCACAGGTGATGATCGAAGGTCCGGGGCACATCCCGATGCACAAGATCGTAGAGAACGTGCGGCTGGAAGAAGAGCTGTGCGAGGAGGCCCCCTTCTACACGCTGGGCCCGCTGGCCACCGACATCGCCCCGGCGTACGACCACATCACCTCGGCGATCGGCGCTGCGATCATCGCGCAGGCCGGTACCGCGATGCTGTGCTACGTGACCCCCAAGGAGCACCTGGGCCTGCCGGACCGCAAGGACGTCAAGGACGGGGTGATCGCCTACAAGATCGCCGCGCACGCCGCGGACCTCGCCAAGGGCCATCCGCGCGCCCAAGAACGCGATGATGCTTTGAGCACAGCGCGTTTCGAGTTCCGGTGGAACGACCAGTTCGCGTTGTCGTTGGACCCTGACACCGCGCGCGAGTTCCACGACGAGACACTGCCCGCCGAGCCGGCCAAGACCGCGCACTTCTGCTCGATGTGCGGGCCGAAGTTCTGCTCGATGCGCATTACGCAGGATGTCCGCGACTACGCCGCCGAGCACGGACTCGACAGCGAGGAAGCCATCGAAGCGGTATTGGCCGAAGGGATGGCCGAGAAGTCACGCGAGTTCGCCGAGCACGGCAACCGGGTGTATCTCCCGCTCGCGTGA
- the sodC gene encoding superoxide dismutase[Cu-Zn] — protein MVKPAKTRTVAAATTFGALAVPVALLGACTPNQPPASTPGTTPSVWHGSPAPVNTPPEGGPVPPETITTRLRAPDGTKVADAQFEFDNGYVTITVRTTGLGQLTPGFHGLHIHSVGKCEANSVAPTGGPPGDFLSAGGHFQAPGHTGSPESGDLTSLQVRKDGAALLVTTTDAFTKQDLMSGAKTAIIIHAGPDNFANIPAERYTQVNGAPGPDAMTMSTGDAGKRVACGVISTG, from the coding sequence ATGGTCAAGCCCGCGAAAACCCGCACAGTTGCTGCCGCAACGACGTTCGGGGCGCTCGCCGTCCCCGTTGCGCTGTTGGGTGCGTGCACCCCGAACCAACCCCCGGCGAGCACGCCCGGCACCACTCCGTCGGTGTGGCACGGAAGCCCTGCGCCGGTGAACACACCCCCCGAAGGGGGACCGGTGCCACCCGAGACCATCACCACGCGGTTGCGGGCACCCGACGGCACCAAGGTCGCCGACGCCCAGTTCGAATTCGACAACGGGTACGTCACCATCACGGTGCGCACGACCGGGCTGGGCCAGTTGACTCCGGGATTCCACGGCCTGCACATCCACTCGGTGGGCAAATGCGAGGCCAACTCCGTCGCACCCACCGGCGGTCCGCCCGGCGACTTCCTCTCCGCCGGCGGACATTTCCAGGCGCCCGGGCACACCGGGTCGCCGGAAAGCGGTGACCTCACGTCGCTGCAGGTGCGCAAGGATGGGGCGGCGCTACTGGTGACCACCACCGACGCGTTCACCAAGCAGGACCTGATGTCCGGCGCCAAGACAGCGATCATCATCCACGCCGGCCCCGACAACTTCGCCAACATCCCGGCGGAGCGCTATACACAGGTCAACGGCGCACCCGGTCCCGATGCCATGACCATGTCCACCGGCGACGCCGGCAAGCGGGTGGCGTGCGGTGTCATTAGTACCGGCTAG
- a CDS encoding LytR C-terminal domain-containing protein, translated as MNERVPDSSGLPLRAMVMVLLFLGVIFLLVGLQAMGSHGSSDDDDSTPVSTVTTSTPAPAKGASAVHRSDVRVYNISGQEGVAGRTADQLKSAGFNVTEVGNLSLPDVAATTVYFGNAAGERDTADAIGKQLNAPVKPRIAAVADQPPGVIVAVAG; from the coding sequence ATGAACGAACGCGTTCCGGACTCCTCAGGATTGCCCCTGCGCGCCATGGTGATGGTGCTGCTGTTCCTCGGTGTGATCTTCCTGCTGGTCGGACTGCAGGCGATGGGCTCTCACGGGAGCTCCGATGACGACGACTCGACGCCGGTGTCCACTGTGACGACGAGCACGCCTGCCCCTGCCAAAGGCGCATCGGCCGTGCACCGCTCCGATGTGCGGGTCTACAACATCTCCGGGCAAGAAGGTGTGGCCGGGCGCACCGCAGACCAACTCAAAAGCGCAGGGTTCAACGTCACCGAGGTCGGCAATCTCTCACTGCCCGACGTCGCGGCCACCACGGTGTACTTCGGCAACGCCGCAGGCGAGCGCGACACCGCCGATGCGATCGGCAAACAGTTGAATGCGCCGGTCAAGCCACGTATCGCCGCCGTCGCGGATCAACCGCCGGGCGTCATCGTGGCAGTCGCGGGCTAA